One window from the genome of Variovorax sp. PAMC26660 encodes:
- a CDS encoding efflux RND transporter permease subunit, which translates to MNVSAWSIRNPIPAVMLFVLLTFGGLLSFNAMKVQNFPDIDLPTVTVSASLPGAAPSQLETDVARKLENAIATVQGLKHITTKVQDGAATLIVEFRLEKPVQEAVDDVRSAVQRVRADLPADVRDPVVTKLDLAGQPVLAFTIASSQMDDEALSWYVDNDITKKLLALPGVGAVNRVGGATRQVHIDLDPAKLQALGASAGDISRQLRQVQTESAGGRFDLGGSEQPVRTMATVQSADQLADMQIALSDGRRVRLDQVARISDTIAEPRAAALLNGKPVVGFEVARSRGASEVEVGHAVQKALADLRVQRPDIELTEAFNFVDPVEEEYNGSLHLLYEGAILAVIVVWLFLRDWRATFVSAVALPMSVIPAFIGMYLLGFSVNVISLLALSLVVGILVDDAIVEVENIVRHLRMGKTPFQAAMEAADEIGLAVIATTFTLIAVFLPTAFMSGVAGKFFKQFGWTASLAVFASLVVARVLTPMMAAYILKPIVGEEKEPGWLRWYMRAVEWSTHNRFKTMVLATLFFFGSLAMIPLLKTGFIPPDDNSQTQVYLSLAPGSTLAQTTAAAEETRNRVMKIAHVKSVYTTVAGGSAGGDPFASFGTPETRKATLTIKLDPRGARPRKQVIENQIRTALETLPGVRSTVGLGGSGEKYILALTGEDPVALASAASAVEKDLRTIPGLGNITSTASLIRPEIAVRPDFARAADLGVTSSAIAETLRVATLGDYDQSLAKLNLAQRQVPIVVKLEDSARQDIDLLGRLSVPGARGPVMLSQVASLTMEGGPAVIDRYDRSRNVNFEIELSSVGLGDAKTAVMKLPSIQKLPAGVRIAEVGDAEVMTELFASFGLAMLTGVLCIYIVLVLLFKDFLHPVTILCALPLALGGAFVGLLIGQKALSMPSLIGLIMLMGIATKNSILLVEYAIVARRDHGMSRWDALRDACHKRARPIIMTTLAMGAGMLPIAVGFGSADSSFRSPMAMAVIGGLITSTVLSLLVVPAVFTYVDDIEHWIRRTVRKLRGQPADPHIDDDLVEAPQR; encoded by the coding sequence AGAACGCCATCGCCACCGTGCAGGGCCTCAAGCACATCACCACCAAGGTGCAAGACGGCGCCGCCACGCTGATCGTCGAGTTCCGCCTCGAAAAGCCGGTGCAGGAAGCCGTGGACGACGTGCGCTCCGCCGTGCAGCGCGTGCGTGCCGACCTGCCCGCCGACGTGCGCGACCCGGTCGTCACCAAGCTCGACCTGGCGGGCCAGCCGGTGCTGGCCTTCACCATCGCGTCATCGCAGATGGACGACGAGGCGCTGAGCTGGTACGTCGACAACGACATCACCAAGAAGCTGCTCGCGCTGCCCGGCGTGGGCGCGGTGAACCGCGTGGGCGGCGCCACCCGGCAGGTGCACATCGACCTCGACCCGGCCAAGCTGCAGGCGCTGGGCGCCTCGGCCGGCGACATCTCGCGCCAACTGCGCCAGGTGCAGACCGAAAGCGCGGGCGGCCGTTTCGACCTGGGCGGCAGCGAGCAGCCCGTTCGCACCATGGCCACGGTGCAATCGGCCGACCAGCTCGCCGACATGCAGATCGCGCTGAGCGACGGCCGCCGCGTGCGGCTCGACCAGGTGGCGCGCATCAGCGACACCATTGCCGAACCGCGCGCCGCCGCGCTGCTCAACGGCAAGCCGGTGGTCGGCTTCGAGGTGGCCCGCAGCCGTGGCGCCAGCGAAGTGGAAGTGGGCCACGCGGTGCAGAAGGCACTGGCCGACCTGCGCGTGCAGCGCCCCGATATCGAGCTGACCGAAGCCTTCAACTTCGTCGACCCGGTGGAAGAGGAATACAACGGCTCGCTGCACCTGCTGTACGAAGGCGCCATCCTGGCGGTAATCGTGGTGTGGCTGTTCCTGCGCGACTGGCGCGCCACTTTCGTCTCGGCCGTGGCGCTGCCGATGTCGGTGATTCCGGCCTTCATCGGCATGTACCTGCTGGGCTTTTCGGTCAACGTGATCTCGCTGCTGGCGCTCTCGCTGGTGGTGGGCATCTTGGTGGACGATGCGATCGTGGAGGTCGAGAACATCGTGCGGCACTTGCGCATGGGCAAGACGCCTTTCCAGGCGGCGATGGAAGCAGCGGATGAAATCGGCCTGGCCGTGATCGCCACCACCTTCACGCTGATCGCGGTGTTCCTGCCGACCGCCTTCATGAGCGGCGTGGCCGGCAAGTTCTTCAAGCAGTTCGGCTGGACCGCCTCGCTCGCGGTGTTCGCCTCGCTGGTGGTTGCCCGGGTGCTCACGCCCATGATGGCGGCCTACATCCTCAAGCCCATCGTCGGCGAAGAAAAAGAGCCCGGCTGGCTGCGCTGGTACATGCGCGCCGTGGAGTGGAGCACCCACAACCGCTTCAAGACGATGGTGCTGGCCACCCTCTTCTTCTTCGGTTCGCTGGCGATGATCCCGCTGCTCAAGACCGGCTTCATTCCGCCTGACGACAACTCGCAGACACAGGTGTACCTGTCGCTCGCGCCCGGCTCCACGCTCGCGCAGACCACGGCTGCGGCCGAGGAAACACGCAACCGCGTGATGAAGATTGCGCACGTCAAGAGCGTCTACACCACGGTGGCCGGTGGCAGCGCAGGCGGTGATCCGTTCGCCAGCTTCGGCACGCCCGAGACGCGCAAGGCCACGCTCACCATCAAGCTCGACCCGCGCGGCGCCCGCCCGCGCAAGCAGGTGATCGAAAACCAGATCCGCACCGCGCTCGAAACCCTGCCCGGCGTTCGCAGCACCGTGGGCCTGGGTGGCTCGGGCGAAAAATACATCCTGGCGCTGACCGGCGAAGACCCGGTGGCACTCGCATCGGCGGCCAGCGCGGTCGAGAAAGACCTGCGCACCATTCCCGGCCTGGGCAACATCACGTCGACCGCCAGCCTGATCCGGCCCGAGATCGCGGTGCGCCCCGACTTCGCGCGCGCCGCCGACCTGGGCGTGACCAGTTCCGCCATTGCCGAGACGCTGCGCGTGGCCACGCTGGGCGACTACGACCAGTCGCTCGCCAAGCTCAACCTGGCGCAACGCCAGGTGCCGATCGTGGTGAAGCTGGAAGACTCCGCACGGCAGGACATCGACCTGCTCGGCCGCCTTTCCGTGCCCGGCGCACGCGGCCCCGTCATGCTGAGCCAGGTCGCCTCGCTCACCATGGAGGGCGGCCCGGCCGTGATCGACCGCTACGACCGCTCGCGCAACGTCAACTTCGAGATCGAGCTGTCGAGCGTCGGCCTGGGCGATGCCAAGACCGCCGTGATGAAGCTGCCCTCGATCCAGAAGCTGCCCGCCGGCGTGCGCATCGCCGAGGTGGGCGACGCCGAAGTGATGACGGAGCTGTTCGCCAGCTTCGGCCTGGCGATGCTGACTGGCGTGCTGTGCATCTACATCGTGCTGGTGCTGCTGTTCAAGGACTTCCTGCACCCGGTGACGATTCTGTGCGCGCTGCCGCTGGCGCTGGGCGGAGCCTTCGTGGGCCTGCTGATCGGCCAGAAGGCGTTGTCGATGCCGTCGCTGATCGGCCTGATCATGCTGATGGGCATCGCCACGAAGAACTCCATCTTGCTGGTGGAGTACGCCATCGTGGCACGCCGCGACCACGGCATGAGCCGCTGGGACGCGCTGCGCGACGCCTGCCACAAGCGGGCGCGGCCCATCATCATGACCACGCTCGCCATGGGCGCCGGCATGCTGCCGATCGCGGTGGGCTTCGGCTCGGCCGATTCGAGCTTCCGCTCGCCGATGGCGATGGCGGTGATCGGCGGGTTGATCACCTCGACCGTGCTGAGTCTGCTGGTGGTGCCGGCGGTGTTCACCTACGTGGACGACATCGAGCACTGGATTCGGCGCACGGTGCGCAAGCTGCGCGGGCAGCCGGCCGATCCGCACATCGACGACGACCTGGTCGAGGCGCCGCAGCGCTGA
- the folE2 gene encoding GTP cyclohydrolase FolE2, whose amino-acid sequence MTARLPDIALTEASPMPLPLDGVGMRGIALPVWPDECGVHHPVHARADVEVDLPDPRVKGIHMSRLYRLLCDSAESERLGTASLEKLLRAMVGSHADCGSARARLVLSFELLRKRPALVTHGLHGWNAYPVRLEAIWRNGRFTLDAQVRVTYASTCPCSAALSRQLVADAFDARFAAHTTVATADALAWLQDNATLATPHSQRSIADIQVRLPDDPPDLGLLRLIDLAEAALGTPVQAAVKRADEQAFARLNGQNLMYVEDAARRLQAALAGSFAVTRIDVRHLESLHPHDAFARVSNPSAGQVPA is encoded by the coding sequence ATGACCGCGCGATTGCCCGACATTGCCCTGACCGAAGCCTCCCCCATGCCCCTGCCGCTCGACGGGGTCGGCATGCGGGGTATCGCACTGCCAGTCTGGCCCGACGAATGCGGCGTGCACCATCCGGTCCATGCGCGTGCCGATGTCGAGGTGGATCTGCCAGACCCGCGGGTCAAGGGAATCCACATGTCGCGCCTGTATCGCCTGCTGTGCGACAGCGCCGAGAGCGAAAGACTGGGCACGGCCTCGCTCGAAAAACTGCTGCGGGCCATGGTCGGGAGCCACGCCGACTGCGGCTCGGCGCGTGCGCGGCTCGTGCTGTCATTCGAGCTCCTGCGCAAGCGTCCCGCGCTCGTCACACACGGACTCCACGGCTGGAACGCCTATCCGGTGCGGCTGGAGGCCATCTGGCGCAACGGACGCTTCACGCTCGATGCGCAGGTCCGCGTCACCTACGCCTCCACCTGCCCTTGCTCGGCCGCGCTGTCGCGGCAACTGGTCGCGGATGCCTTCGATGCACGGTTCGCCGCGCACACGACGGTGGCCACAGCGGATGCCCTGGCCTGGCTGCAAGACAACGCGACGCTGGCAACGCCGCACAGCCAGCGAAGCATCGCCGACATTCAGGTCCGCCTGCCGGACGATCCGCCCGACCTGGGCCTGCTGCGGCTCATCGACCTGGCGGAAGCCGCGCTCGGCACGCCGGTACAGGCGGCCGTGAAGCGCGCCGATGAGCAGGCCTTCGCGCGGCTGAATGGCCAGAACCTCATGTATGTCGAGGACGCAGCGCGCAGGCTGCAGGCAGCGCTCGCCGGGTCTTTCGCGGTCACGCGCATCGACGTCCGCCACCTGGAAAGCCTGCATCCGCACGATGCCTTCGCGCGGGTTTCAAACCCATCCGCCGGGCAGGTGCCTGCATGA
- a CDS encoding carbonate dehydratase, with translation MIRRNPRGDLPQVHASAFVDPTAILCGRVVVHENVFIGPYAVIRADEVDEDDHLEPIVIGAHSNIQDGVVIHSKSGAAVTIGERTSIAHRAIVHGPCTVGDGVFIGFNSVLFNCTVARGCVVRHNAVLDDCHLPPNFYVPSTERIGPKTDLSTIPKVTARASEFSEDVARTNNRLVEGYKRIQNEF, from the coding sequence ATGATCCGCCGCAATCCACGCGGCGACCTGCCCCAGGTCCATGCCAGCGCCTTTGTCGATCCCACCGCCATTCTGTGCGGCCGCGTGGTGGTCCACGAAAACGTCTTCATCGGCCCGTATGCGGTGATCCGCGCCGACGAAGTCGACGAGGACGACCACCTCGAGCCGATCGTGATCGGCGCGCATTCGAACATCCAGGACGGCGTGGTCATCCACTCCAAGTCCGGCGCCGCCGTGACCATCGGCGAGCGGACCTCGATCGCGCACCGCGCCATCGTGCACGGCCCCTGCACCGTGGGCGACGGCGTCTTCATCGGATTCAACAGCGTGCTCTTCAACTGCACCGTCGCGCGCGGTTGCGTGGTGCGGCACAACGCCGTGCTCGACGACTGCCATCTGCCGCCAAACTTCTACGTGCCGTCGACCGAGCGCATCGGCCCAAAGACCGATCTTTCCACCATCCCCAAGGTCACCGCGCGGGCCTCCGAGTTCTCGGAGGACGTGGCGCGCACCAACAACCGCCTGGTCGAGGGCTACAAACGAATCCAGAATGAGTTCTGA
- a CDS encoding dihydroorotase gives MRHAELLVRGGTVLTPNGAQMIDIACVDGRIAALDTTGWSADETLDAQGLHVLPGVIDSQVHFREPGLTHKETIEAGTRGAVLGGVTAVFEMPNTHPLTLHEADLNAKLAIAQTQAWCDHAFYIGGSAVNAEQLASLEMLPGCAGVKVFMGSSFGDLLADEDAVLRRILRHGHRRLAVHAEDEARLRERRIIAEGQGKVRDHPVWRDVESALRATRRIVALAQESGRRLHLLHISSAEEIGFLAQHKARVSVEVLPHHLTLSAPECYERLGTWAQMNPPIRRARHQDALWQAVRNGVVDVLGSDHAPHTREEKALPYPRSPSGMTGVQTLLPVMLDHVHRGRLSLQRLVDLTSAGPARVFGIEGKGRIAVGFDADLTLVDLAARREITNRWIASVVGWTPYDGLRVTGWPMATLVRGRVVMRDGELSAAPAGRPVRFLAHAMPMQPLRHPGDSR, from the coding sequence ATGCGCCACGCCGAGTTGCTGGTTCGCGGCGGCACGGTCCTCACGCCCAACGGCGCGCAGATGATCGACATCGCCTGCGTGGACGGCCGCATCGCGGCACTCGACACCACCGGTTGGAGCGCGGATGAAACGCTCGATGCACAAGGCCTGCACGTGCTCCCGGGCGTGATCGACAGCCAGGTCCATTTCCGCGAGCCGGGCCTCACGCACAAGGAAACCATCGAGGCGGGCACGCGCGGCGCCGTGCTCGGCGGCGTCACCGCCGTGTTCGAGATGCCGAACACGCATCCGCTGACACTGCACGAAGCGGACCTGAACGCCAAGCTCGCCATCGCGCAGACACAGGCCTGGTGCGACCACGCCTTCTACATCGGTGGTTCCGCCGTCAACGCCGAGCAGCTGGCGTCACTCGAAATGCTGCCGGGCTGCGCCGGCGTCAAGGTCTTCATGGGAAGCTCGTTCGGCGACCTGCTGGCCGATGAAGACGCGGTGCTGCGCCGCATTCTTCGCCACGGCCACCGGCGCCTGGCGGTGCACGCCGAGGACGAAGCACGCCTTCGCGAGCGCAGGATCATCGCCGAGGGCCAGGGCAAGGTCCGCGACCACCCGGTCTGGCGCGATGTCGAAAGCGCGCTGCGCGCCACCCGGCGCATCGTGGCGCTGGCGCAAGAAAGCGGCCGCCGCCTTCATCTGCTGCATATCTCGTCGGCCGAGGAGATCGGTTTTCTCGCGCAGCACAAGGCGCGCGTGTCTGTCGAGGTGCTGCCGCACCATCTGACGCTGAGCGCGCCCGAATGCTACGAGCGCCTGGGCACATGGGCACAGATGAATCCGCCGATCCGTCGCGCACGCCACCAGGACGCGCTCTGGCAAGCGGTCCGCAATGGCGTGGTCGATGTGCTCGGCAGCGACCACGCCCCCCACACGCGCGAGGAAAAAGCACTGCCCTATCCCCGCTCGCCCAGCGGCATGACGGGCGTGCAGACGCTGTTGCCGGTGATGCTCGATCACGTGCACCGCGGACGCCTGAGCTTGCAGCGGCTGGTGGATCTGACCAGCGCGGGGCCGGCCCGCGTCTTCGGCATCGAGGGAAAAGGACGCATCGCAGTGGGCTTCGATGCAGACCTCACGCTGGTCGACCTCGCGGCGCGCCGGGAAATCACCAACCGGTGGATCGCCAGCGTGGTGGGCTGGACGCCGTACGACGGGCTGCGGGTGACCGGCTGGCCGATGGCAACCCTCGTGCGCGGCAGGGTCGTGATGCGCGATGGCGAGTTGTCCGCCGCGCCGGCGGGTCGCCCCGTGCGATTCCTGGCACACGCGATGCCGATGCAGCCCTTGCGACATCCAGGCGACAGTCGATGA
- the fur gene encoding ferric iron uptake transcriptional regulator: protein MPPNTLGQVGLKATLPRMKILELFRNQAQRHLSAEDLYRLLIEARAEVSLATVYRVLAQLEQAGLLKRSSFQTGKAIYEIDDNVHHDHLVCVDCGRVEEFHDAEIEHRQMLVCEQRGFRLREHALTLYGNCTKPDCEHRRMR from the coding sequence ATGCCACCGAATACGCTCGGGCAGGTGGGACTGAAAGCCACATTGCCGCGGATGAAGATCCTCGAGCTCTTTCGCAACCAGGCGCAACGGCATCTTTCGGCGGAAGACCTCTATCGCCTGCTGATCGAGGCACGTGCCGAAGTCAGCCTCGCCACCGTGTATCGCGTGCTCGCCCAACTGGAGCAGGCAGGCCTCTTGAAACGCAGCAGCTTTCAGACCGGGAAGGCGATCTACGAGATCGACGACAACGTGCATCACGACCATCTGGTGTGTGTCGATTGCGGGCGGGTCGAGGAATTTCACGACGCCGAGATCGAGCACCGGCAAATGCTGGTGTGCGAACAGCGAGGCTTCCGTCTGCGGGAGCACGCGCTGACGCTCTATGGCAACTGCACGAAGCCGGATTGCGAGCATCGCCGGATGCGCTGA